The DNA window atttttataAGTTATAATACATTCAGGAGAATATTGGTCACCAACAGAGAGCCAGGGGAGAgagaatttaaataatttatctttgtttctttattgtcTTCCAGGACAGAAGACCATCTCTTTGGATACATTCTCTGGCTTCTGTTGTTCAAGAAAGTTCCAGAGTTTTTCCACAGGTGCATCAAGAAACTTTTCCAAGTGGAATATAACACAATGTTGAGGGGATCAGGAGggattaaatgtgaggatatGGAGGACAGAAGCTCCAGTTCTCAGGAAGCATCCTTGGATAatccccacactcacacatccaacaggaaatCTCAGACAagtgaaaacaaatggaaaactTATGACTGTGCAGAGTGTGGaatgagttttactgaacagggtagtctccaaaaacaccagcgcattcacacaggagataaacgatatcactgttcagagtgtgggaagtgtTTTACTGTACAAGGTAATCTCCAAAGACACAAGCggattcacacaggagagaaaccgtatcactgttcagagtgtgggaagagttttactgaacagggcagtctccaaacacaccagcgcattcacacaggagagaaaccgtatcactgttcagagtgtgggaagagttttactgtacaagGTAATCTCCAAAGACACAAGCggattcacacaggagagaaaccgtatccctgttcagagtgtgggaagagttttactgaacatagtagtctccaaagacaccagcgcattcacacaggagagaaaccgtatcactgttcagagtgtgggaagagttttactgaacagggtaatctccaaaaacatcagcgcattcacacaggacagaaactgtatcactgttcagagtgtgggaagagtttcactcaacagggtagtctccaaaaacaccagcgcattcacacaggagagagacctttttactgttcagagtgtgggaagagttttactgaacatcgtagtctccaaaaacacaagcgcattcacacaggagagaaaccgtatcactgttcagagtgtgggatgagttttactgaacatagtagtctccaaacacaccagcgcattcacacaggagagaaaccgtatcactgttcagagtgtgggaggagttttactgtacagagtaatctccaaagacacaagcgcattcacacaggagagaaaccgtatcactgttcggagtgtgggatgagttttactcaCCAGcttagtctcaaaacacaccagcgcattcacacaggagagaaaccgtatcactgttcagagtgtgggaagagttttactcaacatggtagtctcaaaaaacaccagcgcattcacacaggagagaaaccttattactgttcagagtgtgggaagagttttactcaacagggtaatctccaaaaacaccaacGCATTCACATAGGAGAGAAACTgcatcactgttcagagtgtgggaagagttttaatcatCAGAGGTCTGTCTGGAAACATCACTGCATTCACCCAAAACCAGAAAGGGTAGCACAGAGTGAGGGATTACCTTCAGAGATTGGGATTTAATTATTGTGTTGTAattcaatataaaaaatatcCTTAAAGCTGAATTGTGTAGTGCTTGGGAATTTGGAGACGTGTGATTGAACTGTGTGATACCAGATGCTACGGACTGTTTAtggaacttttatttttattttcaagatgTGACCtcagaattaattattacagcTCCCATTTACCCTCTCATTCCCATTGTCAttgttgtgtttcactgtgctcCAAATAGAGACAATACAACTCCCTATTGAGCTTCTACTGCCCGTCTGCCCCCCATCATCACCATTCCTCCCTATTTCTGGGGCTGGACTGTATACCCTTGGAAGGGGAAAGATCAGTGTTGATGGAGCTATTAGTTTCATGGAGCACAGGAGTCACGGGTCTGTGCTACCAGGACCTCAGCACACATGCAGACAGATTGTTTTCCTCATTCTGATTGCCATAAAGACCAATCCTGCTTATCACTTATCAATTTCAAAGCTAGCTGAATTATAATGATTTGGTCTATTTCCATATTGTATCTATGTCTATAGTAGAGTCACTCAGGTGACATTACAGTATCCTgagtacaaacattataataatgtgTGTCTTGCTCTAAAGCCTCCCATCCTACGATCATCTGATGACTCTCTGGACTCTCACTAAAAATTAACATGAAGGATGGTATTCCCTGAATCCTTAGCAGTATCACATGACCACTTCCACTTATCTGCGATCTTTTCACTGTTCCAAATCTCCTGAATATCAATCACCCCTATTTCTCCTTCTGTCTAATGAGCATGAGTATTTAAATATAGTGTTGGTTAAGATTGTTTAAGAGTATTTGTGCATTCAGAGCTTTTCTATTggttctatttttctctctttggaTTTGCCCTTTGGctctgtttgtatttttggcTTGACTTCagatttttgtttatgtttttagttTGCCCTCTGTGGGatattaaactgtttttttaatcCACGAGCGTCACTCGAGTTATCTTTTGATATCATATCaatctttttaaaatttacTTTTTGAAGGTCGTAAGGACACAATTTCCTTGTATGttactttatttctttattaattgtGTGGATGTTCACAAGCATCACCATTCTCTCTTTTGTAAACAATAGaagacattttaatgaaaatcatgaaattaaatgtttttaaattataaagtaAGGAATTGGATATGAATATAAGTAATAATATTGTAGATACCACAGTGGAAGAAGTCATACATTTTGACAAAGGCCTCCTACTTGTTATAACACAAATTATAATTTTCATAGAGCATGGGTTTGGGAGTGGATCAGGAGCTCCAGGGCGCCCCCAATTGCAGACAGTTGTCTGGATGAAGCTGATTCATTGATCTCATCTCCAAACAAATATCACTGGGTTTTATCATAAAGCAGGTCTACTGGAGTTAGGACAATTCAGGATATGTCTCATTGTCTTTATAGCGCTACCTATGTACTCATAGAAATTTGCAGATTCATCATTATTACCACACAcatgtgctggtcataaaattaaaatatcatgaaaaagttaatttatttcagtaattccattcaaaaagtgaaacttgtatattatatgcattcattacacacagactgagatttcaagtgtttatttcttttaatttggaaTGCTGGAAAACTCAGAAATTTGCAGACTCATCATTATTAGCACATACAgatgctggtcataaaattagaatatcatgaaaaagttaacttatttcagtaattccgttcaaaaagttaaacttgttcatcacacacagactgatatttcaagtgtttatttctttccatttgatgattataactgacaactactgaaaaccccaaattcggtatctcagaaaattagaatattacttaagaccaatacaaaaaaaaggatttttagaaatgttagccaactgaaaagtatgaacatgtacagcactcaatacttagttggggctcctttttgcctgaattactgcagcagtgtggcatggcatggagttgatcagtctgtggcacttctcaggtgttatgagagcccaggttgctgtGATTGtagccttcagctcttctgcatttttgggtctggcgtattgcatcttcctcttcacaataccaagggtcaggcaagtttgctggccaattaagaacagggataccatggtccttaaaccaggtactggtacctttggcactgtgtgcaggtccCAGTCCTGTTGGAatatgaaatctgcatctccatatagttggtcagcagcaggaagcatgaagtgctctaaaacttcctggtagatggctgcgttaatggacctcagaaaacagtggaccaacaccagcagatgacatggctccccaaaccatcactgactgtggaaatttTACACTGGACCTTAAACAataagcaacatggattctgtgaactctgggaccttgattttcaaaggaaatgaaaaatttactttaatcagagaacataacttggaccactcagcagcagtccagtcctttttgtctttagcccaggtgAGATGTCtcttcaagagtggcttgacacaaggaatgcgacagctgaagcccatgtcttgcatacgtctgtgtgtggtggttcttgaagcactgactctattctttgtgaatctcccaaTTTTTGAataggttttgtttcacaatcccctccagagtgtggttatccctattgcttgtacactttcttctaccacatcttttccttccctttgcctctctattaatgtgcttgaacacagagctctgtgatcagtcagcctctttacaatgtccttttgtgttttgccctgcttgtgtaaggtgtccaTGGTTGTCTTtaggacaactgtcaagtcagcagtcttcccatgagtgtgtagcctacagaactagacagaGATCATTTAAAGGTTTTTGTAGGtgtttgagttaattagctaaTTAGAGTCTGGcacaggtgtcttcaatattgaaccttttcacaatattctaattttctgagatactgattTTGGggacaaagggactatatatacacacagatcaTGGACAAGAAACAACGGGatgataatgagagggcaggactacaaaagAGTCACATgtggagacactgacgagagggtggagctaaggcagagacaagggaaaacaataacagagccatgtgctgaagAAGCACATGGTGCGGAAAACGAAAGATATAGGAAAGCACGAGACACAGCAAAACTAACAATACACCTTGaactttttcacattttgtcacCTTACAACCACAAACTTAACCgctcaataaaatacatttaagtgATAGACCAACACAAATTTGCACATAATGATGACATGGAACAAAAATGATGCATggttttcaaaattttaatcaattaaaaaggattttcagactttatGAATAAACTCTCTACAcagtattatttaaaatcaaagaatactttattgaaaaggATTAAAAATTTGATACAGAGCATAATTATCAATTCTTAACGGGGATCAACGAAGGTGAAGCCCATCTTATGACttaataattggctaggctatatgacttgtgactaatgtgttgctaaatgaagttaattaatatgtaaatatatcgagagttaattaggcatcagcttctgaaaattatatttttatgagaTTACATGACGCAGGTTAACCAAACGATGGGTACAGGGGTTCCGTTTGCGGTGACAGCAGAGAGTCCAAGCATAGCTCTTCCGGTTCTCCCTGTGGGAGCTGCTGAGGGTGGGTTCACTCAGGAGTCATCACTTACGGGGCAGTGTTGTGACGCCAGTTGAAGAATTTCCTCTGGCTCGTTGTCCTGATTGGGAGTCCCGAAAGGGGGCGTCGAAAGAAGCACtctttttttctaattttcagAAGTGACGTCTTGAAGTCTgcatatatatttcaaatactAAATATCTACCAATCTCAGTGGtggtatcttattctggccaaaaataaatttcacctgctttgatcagtcgtaaaattaagctttgattgggctacaaaaaaaacaccacaaaataaaTTGACACTTGCTGATGGAGTTATTTCTATAGGCTTCTATCTGACTCAATCACTGTATTAAGCAATGCTAATTGACCCAAGACATCCCTTGTTTGGTTGCATAAAATTTGATTCTTTATCAGAGTCTCTTTGACGGTGGAGTGTTggctctgttcagctgctccgAAGCGGCTCTTTTCTGCAGTGGCTCTTTCCTTCCGAAGCAAACTCATAACCTTTTGGCCGTACCTCTGTTTTTTATGTGGTGCCGTTACGCCCACTTGGGAGGTAGCCGTTCTCTGATTGACTACTGGGTTTGGGAAGTACACGTGACCGTCTCAAGTTTCCCAGAGAAACAAATTGCTTAATGCTGCTTGGACGAATAGAACATCCTTGAATTAATACCTCGTATAAACTTGAATATTACATATTGAGTACAATGATGCAATTACACCAAATCTTCTAGTTATTAGAGAGTAATTAATATTCTTTTAAATTTTGAAAGGAATTGGTTTTAATGATTTGGAAATGTACATTAATTCATGTTAACTCAATTCATGTTAGCGTATATTCACCTgagaataatatattatttcatgatTCAACAATAGTAATGATAATACATTTGACAATGCATAACTGgattcagaaaagcctagtGTCAAAGATTACTTTTGGGACAGAGATAatcagagagcgagagagaggaatgCTTTTGGTGACATAtgatttcacaaatgtccacttggaggcactgttggtccatgctgttctggtTGGGTTGAACTCCGATTGGAGAGAACAATATTAGCGGCATGCCCTTGGGGCCATCTGGCGAATTCCCAATAAGTCTAAGCTCGAAGCTGAGTGATACATGCCCCAGGGGGTCTGGGGTCTCCTCACGTGGTGAGTTTTATGACTCAGTTCCCAAGGCTCTGTTGGCATTTTATTTGGTTTAATGATGGTCGTAACTTTTGGACCAACCACTTAGTATAGGTATGGACCTTTTTGTGAATGTCATGAGGTCActgaaaaggttttttttataaactaaTCTTCagactgtgtgtgcgtgggggGGGGGGCCACTGGACTCAACTAAGTGACTTTTGAAGGCAGTTGATTGCACTGAATGTTATTTAGGGGAATCTGAGTAAATGGGGCTGAATATTTTTGCATATcacttttcagatttttatttgattaaaattttgaaaaacattCACCATTTTTGTTCTACTTCACAACTAAGTGCTACTTTGTGTTGTACTTTGGTTGTAAGgtgacaaaatgtgaaaaagttCAAGGGGTATGAATACATTTGGAAGACACTGTATATTgtgaaaaaacaaagtaaaatttTATGAACTTTTCTTTTGAGCTTTGATCTTTATGCAGATGAGTTTTCCCCTCCCAATTGTCAAAGGTAATGACCCATTAGTCTGCCATAAACACCACAAACAGCAAAGCTGTATTTAGTCAACCCAGATTTTCCCCCTTTGAATCATGCATTTGTAACTGGTTGCGTTTTAGATATTGATCAATGACACTCATTGCTTTGGAGCTACAAAGTCATAAATAGAATCTTCTGAGGAGCACCTGAAGGCAGCATAGTGCCTCTGTGTGGCCGAAACAGCAGACAACTAAATAATCCTCCTTTAAGAGATGCTAGATTGCTATGTTCTGATCCTCTGAATATGTGAACTTGTGAATGGGTGACCCATCATGACTTGCACTTTGACTCAAactgaaatgtaatttttgtTACTAACATttctataaaaagaaaaaaaatacatttatcatcaatctatatatatatacttgaaAATTAGACAGttcaaggtttaggagtgtatTATTTGTATAGGGCAAAAACTTGCTGACTTGAGTGTTCTGGTTTATAGTATCAACAGGATCACCAACTCCAGAAATATAGGTTAAatactgtataaataaaaagtgtttattatttataacaatCAGCAAAGAATGTCAAGTTCATATCTGTAATAAAACTCATAATaacacacaaataataaaactagTTGGGATTTGAATAAAGACATAACTTCCTGTAATACGTAAAAGTAGtgtcaagctgtgtgtgtgactcactAGTTTCTCCAGTGCACAGTGTCGATCCTACAGAGAGCAGCTTCACTCCGGACtctcctgggtgattgtagGTCAGATCCAATTCTCTCAGGTGGGATAGGTTTGATTTCAGAGCGGAAGCCAGAGAAGAACAGCCATCATCTGTAATCATACACCCAGACAATCTGCAGAAAGGaggaaacaacaaaaacagctgTCACTAACACTAAAAAAACAGCTGTAGTACAATATACACATTAAATTCTGACAAATGTATGACTTTTCATTAAAAATCATATATGGAAAGGTTTACCTGAGAattctccagtttacagagtgaactcttcagtccagcagatAGCAGCTTCAcacctgaatcctgcaggtccagctctttcagggagaaGTTTACTGACGGTAGAGTTGATCCCAGTGCTTCACAGGATTTTCTCCAAATTTTACAGATACAGTGGAAAGGtagaaatgttaaaatatatataaattacacaaagtaaaatttcaaaatttaaacacatttatgccATTATGTACAACAAATGCTACAcgtttcatatatatatatatatatatatatatatatatggtatatATAAGTGGgttaattatataaaaagccaataaataaaataactagaATTAATTTACTTGTTCATTTTGGATTGATTCTACCAAATATtttacctgagtgtctccagtttatagagtgaactcttcagtccaaCAGAGCAGCTCCAGCCCTGAGGTCTAGCTTTGTCAGGGAGGAGtttactgactgtagagctgatcCCAGAGTTTCACAAGAGTCCTTGGTGAGATTACAGTGAGTGAGTCTGTAAAAAGAGAGTTAACACAGCATGTTGCAAGATGACATGGAGTGTCCATGTGCTTCTTGTTTCATCTAGAAAAATTTCATTGTAAATGGTTGCAGCCTAACTGTTACCTTCTCTCTATGCTTGTTTTAATGACCAGGGGTAAGAGAGGACATAACATGAGATGTGTGAAAATCAGGTACTATTGATGACAGTTTAAGACAACCCACACAACTGCTGCTCTTAATTAGATTTTAACTTCAGTaacaatacaaagaaaaacaaacatggaaaaagaaagaaagagcacaATAACTTGACAAATAAAACTACATATAGAGTTCACAAAAAAGAATACAAAGGTGAGTTATTCACATAGGCAACACACTCAGGTGGACTATGGACAGtgccaaagaaaagaacaaaacaacttGCCTGCCTAACCTACTAACATCCCTAAGAAAAAATACATGAGTGGCACTCGCCCCTTACCTAGtgtatacaataatttactatCAATACGGCTGGGTGTTTTTACTAGCCTGTCCACGCTGAGGTATTGAACAACTAAAGGTTAGCACATAGTCACATTTACTTGGATACCAACTTTAACTCCACAAGGAAAACACCACAAGTAGCTTAGCCACAACAAGCAAGTTaaccacaaacaaaacaacatggcCTCCTCTCCCCAGCTCTCTTTCTTCCAGCATGGGCCAACTTTAAACCAGAAGCCCCGCCTTCACTCCAGAAATCGCTCCTTTCATTGGCCAGATACAGGGGTTGCTGTTGATCACCTGTAATAGGACAGGATTAAGAGAGCAAGGAAAAAGGGGtgtgcagagaaaaaaaataattaaaaaaaagacagccTTTCTGGCATGTAACACGCCTCTCCAAAAGAGAGCAAACATTCTTTTGCGATTTATAACCCACATCCTTAAATTTTATGGAACTAAAACTTCTATCCTTAATGGGAACGGGATAGTGCATCAGCAACCACATTATCAATACCCTTTTTGTGTCTAACCTCCAGGTTGTAGTCCTGAATGAGGAGAGCCCAACGCATCAGTCGCTGATTTTGGTTATACATTCTGGATAAGAACACTAAGGGATATGATCAGTAAACACTATTACAGGGATGTCTATAGATCCAACATAAACTTCAAAATATTGAAGTGCTAACAGTAACGCTAAAGCCTCTTTTTCAATTGTAGAATAGTTTAACTGGTGTTTGTTAAACTTGTGTGAATAATAACATAGGATGATCTATACCTTTATCATCCTCCTGTAACAGCACTCACCCAGCACCCACTGCACTTGCATCC is part of the Hoplias malabaricus isolate fHopMal1 chromosome 4, fHopMal1.hap1, whole genome shotgun sequence genome and encodes:
- the LOC136694247 gene encoding zinc finger protein 678-like — its product is MSFTEQGSLQKHQRIHTGDKRYHCSECGKCFTVQGNLQRHKRIHTGEKPYHCSECGKSFTEQGSLQTHQRIHTGEKPYHCSECGKSFTVQGNLQRHKRIHTGEKPYPCSECGKSFTEHSSLQRHQRIHTGEKPYHCSECGKSFTEQGNLQKHQRIHTGQKLYHCSECGKSFTQQGSLQKHQRIHTGERPFYCSECGKSFTEHRSLQKHKRIHTGEKPYHCSECGMSFTEHSSLQTHQRIHTGEKPYHCSECGRSFTVQSNLQRHKRIHTGEKPYHCSECGMSFTHQLSLKTHQRIHTGEKPYHCSECGKSFTQHGSLKKHQRIHTGEKPYYCSECGKSFTQQGNLQKHQRIHIGEKLHHCSECGKSFNHQRSVWKHHCIHPKPERVAQSEGLPSEIGI